The Pirellulimonas nuda genome includes a region encoding these proteins:
- the eno gene encoding phosphopyruvate hydratase, producing the protein MSTIVDVHARQILDSRGNPTIEVDVTLADGSVGTAAVPSGASTGAHEAWELRDGDKGAFLGKGVLKAVENVNERIADELIGMDGLDQAALDHHMCDLDGSPNKKNLGANAILGVSLANAHAAARYCGLPLFRYLGGSNARLLPAPMMNILNGGEHADNSVDIQEFMVMPLGVDSFSDALRCGCEIFHHLKKVLQDKKMNTAVGDEGGFAPDLGANAEAFDVILTAIEKAGYVPGEHVWFAMDCAATEFYDSKKKVYSIDGKEIDSAGMVDLLSGWVDKFPICSIEDGCGEDDWEGWKLLTDKIGKKVQLVGDDLFVTNVERLQRGIDEGIGNSILIKVNQIGTLTETIDAIQLAHRNGYTSIASHRSGETEDSTIADLAVALSTGQIKTGSASRSDRMAKYNQLLRIEEQLGATAEYAGPMFAKR; encoded by the coding sequence ATGAGCACGATTGTCGACGTCCACGCCCGCCAGATCCTCGACAGCCGCGGCAACCCCACCATCGAGGTCGACGTCACCCTGGCCGACGGCTCGGTCGGCACCGCGGCGGTCCCCAGCGGCGCCAGCACCGGCGCCCACGAGGCGTGGGAGCTGCGTGACGGCGACAAGGGCGCCTTCCTCGGCAAGGGGGTCCTCAAGGCCGTAGAGAACGTCAACGAGCGGATCGCCGACGAGCTGATCGGCATGGACGGCCTCGACCAAGCCGCCCTCGACCACCACATGTGCGACCTGGACGGCTCGCCCAACAAGAAGAACCTGGGCGCCAACGCCATCCTGGGGGTCTCGCTGGCCAACGCCCACGCGGCCGCGCGGTACTGCGGGCTCCCTCTGTTCCGCTACCTCGGCGGCTCGAACGCCCGGCTGCTCCCCGCGCCGATGATGAACATCCTCAACGGCGGCGAGCACGCCGACAACTCGGTCGACATCCAAGAGTTTATGGTGATGCCGCTGGGGGTCGATAGCTTCTCCGACGCGCTGCGGTGCGGCTGCGAGATCTTCCACCACCTGAAGAAGGTGCTGCAAGACAAGAAGATGAACACCGCCGTCGGCGACGAGGGGGGCTTCGCGCCCGACCTGGGCGCCAACGCCGAGGCGTTCGACGTGATCCTCACCGCCATCGAAAAGGCGGGCTACGTCCCGGGCGAGCACGTGTGGTTCGCGATGGACTGCGCCGCCACCGAGTTCTACGACTCGAAGAAGAAGGTTTATTCCATCGACGGCAAGGAGATCGACTCCGCCGGCATGGTCGACCTGCTCTCGGGCTGGGTCGACAAGTTCCCCATCTGCAGCATCGAAGACGGCTGTGGCGAGGACGACTGGGAGGGCTGGAAGCTGCTGACCGACAAGATCGGCAAGAAGGTGCAACTCGTAGGCGACGACCTGTTCGTCACCAACGTCGAGCGTCTGCAACGCGGCATCGACGAGGGGATCGGCAACAGCATCCTGATCAAGGTCAACCAGATCGGCACGCTGACCGAGACGATCGACGCGATCCAGCTCGCCCACCGCAACGGCTACACCTCGATCGCCAGCCACCGCTCGGGCGAGACCGAGGACAGCACCATCGCCGACCTGGCGGTCGCCCTCTCCACCGGCCAGATCAAGACGGGCTCTGCCAGCCGCAGCGACCGGATGGCCAAGTACAACCAGTTGCTGCGGATCGAAGAGCAGTTGGGCGCGACGGCCGAGTACGCGGGGCCGATGTTCGCGAAGCGCTAA